The following proteins are encoded in a genomic region of Stutzerimonas balearica DSM 6083:
- a CDS encoding AAA family ATPase — MKFEGTQSYVATDDLKLAVNAAITLQRPLLVKGEPGTGKTMLAEQLADSFGAKLITWHIKSTTKAHQGLYEYDAVSRLRDSQLGVDKVHDVKNYIKKGKLWEAFEAEERVILLIDEIDKADIEFPNDLLQELDKMEFYVYETNETIKARQRPIIIITSNNEKELPDAFLRRCFFHYIAFPDRETLQKIVDVHYPGIKQSLVSEALDIFFDVRKVPGLKKKPSTSELVDWLKLLMADEIGEAVLRERDPTRAIPPLAGALVKNEQDVMLLERLAFMSRRASR, encoded by the coding sequence ATGAAATTCGAAGGTACTCAGTCCTACGTCGCCACCGACGACCTAAAGCTCGCCGTCAACGCGGCCATCACCTTGCAACGACCCTTGCTGGTCAAGGGCGAGCCGGGCACCGGCAAAACCATGCTGGCCGAGCAGTTGGCCGACTCCTTCGGCGCCAAGCTCATCACCTGGCACATCAAGTCCACCACCAAGGCCCACCAGGGCCTCTACGAATACGATGCGGTCAGCCGTCTGCGCGATTCGCAGCTGGGCGTGGACAAGGTCCACGACGTGAAGAACTACATCAAGAAAGGCAAGCTCTGGGAGGCCTTCGAGGCCGAGGAGCGCGTCATTCTGTTGATCGACGAGATCGACAAGGCCGACATCGAGTTTCCCAACGACCTGCTGCAGGAACTCGACAAGATGGAGTTCTATGTCTACGAGACGAACGAAACCATCAAGGCCAGGCAGCGCCCGATCATCATCATCACCTCGAACAACGAGAAGGAACTGCCGGACGCCTTTCTGCGCCGCTGCTTCTTCCACTACATCGCCTTTCCCGACCGCGAGACGCTGCAGAAGATCGTCGACGTCCACTACCCCGGCATCAAGCAGTCGCTGGTCTCCGAGGCGCTGGACATCTTCTTCGACGTGCGCAAGGTCCCCGGCCTGAAGAAAAAACCCTCGACCAGCGAGCTCGTCGACTGGCTGAAGCTGCTGATGGCCGACGAGATCGGCGAAGCGGTGCTGCGTGAGCGTGACCCGACTCGCGCGATCCCGCCGCTGGCCGGCGCACTGGTGAAAAACGAACAGGACGTGATGTTGCTCGAACGCCTGGCGTTCATGAGCCGGCGCGCAAGCCGCTGA
- a CDS encoding GFA family protein, with protein sequence MQTHTGSCLCGVVRYRIDAPINAVSHCHCKMCRKAHGAAFASYAGVPLDAFHLLSGKDQLGVYHSSEHVTRTFCIRCGSNLQFVDNREHELGVAVGTLDSPLPPPTQSHIYVGSKADWYEIADDLPQHPADS encoded by the coding sequence ATGCAAACGCATACCGGAAGTTGCCTGTGCGGCGTGGTGCGCTATCGCATCGACGCACCGATAAACGCCGTGAGCCACTGCCACTGCAAGATGTGTCGCAAGGCGCACGGCGCGGCCTTCGCCAGCTATGCCGGCGTGCCTCTGGATGCGTTCCACCTGCTTTCCGGCAAGGATCAACTGGGCGTCTATCACTCGTCCGAACACGTGACCCGTACGTTCTGCATCCGCTGCGGATCGAACCTTCAGTTCGTCGACAACCGCGAGCACGAACTGGGCGTCGCGGTGGGCACGCTCGACTCACCGCTGCCTCCACCCACGCAGTCGCATATCTATGTCGGCTCGAAGGCGGACTGGTACGAAATTGCCGACGACCTGCCCCAGCACCCTGCCGATAGTTAA